The following are encoded in a window of Panicum virgatum strain AP13 chromosome 5N, P.virgatum_v5, whole genome shotgun sequence genomic DNA:
- the LOC120671839 gene encoding protein FAR1-RELATED SEQUENCE 12-like isoform X2, giving the protein MDEVERVESPAEGGINGIQGTSFSSSNVTDTITTGMDERIELPCDNLDDVEHSDKDGGFRTPTKKASVPKVGMLFDDVESVQEFYMNYAHDIGFSVRIGQQKLDDNGVVQWKRFLCTRQGYRKQQTTAPVDPTKKNKKAQNTRETRCGCEAYMYFKRNSEGKYKIGALHEDHNHELVTPSKQHLLRSKRFVSEKAKTTLFNCHKASIGTSQAYILLHVGAGGFEYVGCTKKDLQNYYSDFRNKIKDADAQMFIDQFGRLKEVDPGFFFEYEVNDGRLVRVFWADTTSRKNYSHFGDVVSFDSTYSTNQYDMKFAPFTGVNHHMQSVFFGAAFIADEKIESYVWLFQTFLRAIGEKHPKLIITDEDASMRAAIASVLPSTMHRLCMWHIMKKFPEKIGPHLLQDEEFWKRVNLCVWGSETTEEFESRWLALLSDYNLGNNDWLEGRYRIRESWIPAYFKDIWLGGILRTTSRSESANSFFNRFIGRKLALIEFWLRFDTALQCQRQEELIHDNTTLHTNPTLLTTWEIEKHGSYVFTHEVFEKFQEEVLAAREYCDIQSTTELEDRKIVTMTDNYRRIREVICFSTEQIYKCSCMLFESIGIPCRHIIRMFRGARLNEIPQHYITKRWMKNCKRNHAFDSDGNLLVEKATSSMAASMRRKMSSTQNKFEDIFRRAKTSEEGIDVLIQNLESLSLLFDPSTQTRQQEQENFIGCSIPNDVQVHPPNDTRAKGKCKRILGHADKNKRQKDSGSRKCTICKDVGHDRRNCPKKESGADTHES; this is encoded by the exons ATGGATGAAGTTGAAAGGGTTGAGTCTCCTGCTGAAGGTGGGATTAATGGAATCCAAGGCACCAGTTTCAGTTCTTCAAATGTCACAGACACCATTACGACTGGCATGGATGAAAG aatCGAATTACCTTGTGATAATTTGGATGATGTCGAACATAGTGATAAGGATGGTGGATTTAGAACGCCAACGAAGAAAGCGAGTGTCCCCAAG GTAGGGATGCTATTCGATGATGTGGAATCAGTACAGGAGTTTTACATGAACTATGCACATGACATCGGATTTTCTGTTCGTATCGGTCAACAAAAACTTGATGACAATGGAGTGGTTCAGTGGAAGCGGTTCTTATGCACAAGGCAAGGATATAGAAAACAACAAACTACCGCACCTGTGGATCCAACCAAGAAGAATAAGAAGGCGCAAAATACCAGAGAAACTAGATGTGGATGTGAAGCTTACATGTATTTTAAGCGCAATAGTGAAGGCAAATACAAGATAGGAGCATTGCATGAGGACCATAACCATGAGCTTGTGACACCCAGTAAACAGCATTTGCTTAGATCGAAGCGCTTTGTAAGCGAGAAGGCAAAAACAACATTGTTCAATTGCCACAAAGCAAGCATTGGAACATCACAAGCATACATATTACTTCATGTGGGTGCAGGGGGATTTGAGTATGTGGGTTGCACAAAAAAGGATCTACAGAATTACTATAGTGATTTTAGAAATAAAATCAAAGATGCTGATGCTCAGATGTTTATCGACCAGTTTGGTAGGCTCAAGGAAGTGGATCCAGGTTTTTTCTTTGAATATGAAGTCAATGACGGTCGGTTGGTTCGTGTGTTCTGGGCTGATACAACAAGCAGGAAGAACTATTCCCATTTTGGTGATGTGGTATCTTTTGATTCTACTTATAGCACAAATCAATACGACATGAAGTTTGCACCTTTCACTGGAGTCAATCATCATATGCAATCTGTTTTCTTCGGGGCTGCTTTTATAGCTGATGAAAAGATAGAAAGTTATGTTTGGTTATTTCAGACCTTCCTACGGGCAATAGGAGAGAAGCATCCTAAACTCATTATAACAGATGAGGATGCTAGTATGAGGGCTGCTATAGCCAGTGTTCTTCCAAGTACCATGCATAGGTTGTGCATGTGGCACATAATGAAAAAATTTCCTGAGAAAATTGGTCCTCATTTATTACAGGATGAAGAATTTTGGAAAAGGGTTAACTTATGCGTATGGGGTTCAGAAACAACAGAAGAGTTTGAGAGCAGATGGCTTGCTCTACTGTCAGATTATAATTTGGGGAACAACGATTGGTTGGAGGGAAGGTACCGCATTCGGGAGTCATGGATCCCAGCATATTTTAAAGATATTTGGCTTGGAGGCATTCTTCGAACCACATCAAGATCGGAGAGTGCGAATTCGTTTTTCAACCGTTTTATAGGTCGTAAGCTTGCATTAATTGAGTTTTGGCTCCGGTTTGACACAGCTTTGCAATGCCAGCGTCAAGAAGAATTGATACATGATAACACAACCCTGCATACAAACCCTACTCTATTGACTACATGGGAAATTGAGAAACATGGTAGCTATGTTTTCACACATGAggtttttgaaaaatttcaagaagAGGTGTTAGCTGCAAGGGAGTATTGTGATATCCAGAGCACAACTGAATTGGAGGATAGAAAAATTGTTACCATGACCGACAACTATAGAAGAATTAGAGAGGTAATTTGCTTCAGCACCGAGCAGATATATAAGTGCTCGTGCATGCTTTTTGAGTCCATTGGAATACCTTGTCGTCATATCATACGCATGTTTAGAGGTGCAAGACTAAATGAAATTCCACAGCACTACATCACGAAAAGATGGATGAAAAATTGTAAAAG AAACCATGCATTTGATAGCGACGGTAATTTATTAGTGGAGAAGGCCACTAGTTCTATGGCTGCATCTATGAGAAGGAAGATGTCTAGCACACAGAATAAATTTGAAGATATTTTTCGAAGGGCGAAAACATCAGAAGAAGGCATAGATGTTTTGATACAAAACCTGGAATCACTTTCCCTGTTGTTTGATCCTAGCACTCAGACTAGACAACAGGAACAGGAAAATTTTATTGGCTGTAGCATTCCTAATGACGTGCAGGTTCACCCACCTAATGATActcgcgcaaagggaaagtgcAAGAGAATATTGGGACATGCAGACAAAAACAAAAGGCAAAAGGATTCGGGTTCACGCAAGTGCACGATATGCAAAGATGTCGGGCATGATAGACGTAATTGTCCAAAGAAAGAATCAGGGGCTGATACACATGAAAGCTGA
- the LOC120674265 gene encoding probable phytol kinase 2, chloroplastic has product MLSLGAHVSALPSSPPHAPLHYSRRLSPSPTAPAAAASSAPRSLCFLRRGPSRFAAERTRRPTMAEAIQLEAAAGLAHDLGCSAVTAGVALALLKFFEELAKRGVFDQKFSRKLVHISVGLVFLLFWPLFSSGTYAPFLAALAPGVNIIRMLLLGLGLVKNEAMVKSISRSGDHRELLKGPLYYATTITFATSVLWRSSPIAIALICNLCAGDGIADVLGRRLGKEKLPYNPNKSYAGSIAMAVGGFLASLGYMHYFHTFGFIEETWNMALGFLVVSIAATLVESHPISTELDDNLTIPLTSFLVGSLIF; this is encoded by the exons ATGCTCAGTCTCGGCGCCCACGTCTCGGcgctcccctcctccccgccccACGCTCCCCTCCACTACTCCAGACGCCTCTCGCCGTCGCccaccgcccccgccgcggccgcctcctccgcgcctcGCTCGCTCtgcttcctccgccgcggcccgaGCCGTTTCGCGGCGGAGCGGACCCGGAGGCCCACCATGGCCGAGGCGATCCAgctggaggccgccgccggcctggccCACGACCTCGGGTGCTCGGCCGTCACAGCCGGCGTCGCCCTCGCGCTCCTCAAATTCTTCGAGGAGCTCGCCAAGCGCGGCGTCTTCGACCAG AAATTCAGCAGGAAACTTGTTCATATAAGTGTTGGactggtgttcttgctcttttGGCCTCTTTTCAG CTCTGGAACATATGCTCCTTTCCTTGCTGCGCTAGCACCAGGGGTTAACATTATAAGGATGCTTCTACTGGGGCTGGGACTAGTGAAAAATGAAGCTATGGTTAAATCAATAAGCCGCTCTGGAGATCACAG GGAACTTCTCAAGGGACCACTCTATTATGCTACCACTATAACTTTTGCCACTTCTGTATTATGGAGAAGCTCACCAATTGCTATAGCACTTATATGCAACTTATGTGCTGGGGATG GTATAGCTGATGTATTGGGGAGACGTCTAGGTAAAGAAAAGCTTCCATACAACCCCAACAAATCATATGCTGGAAGCATAGCAATGGCGGTTGGTGGTTTTCTGGCTTCACTTGG GTACATGCATTACTTCCACACTTTTGGTTTTATTGAAGAAACATGGAACATGGCGTTAGGCTTCCTTGTGGTGTCTATAGCTGCAACACTCGTTGAATCACACCCAATCAGCACAGAACTGGATGATAATTTGACTATTCCTTTGACATCATTCCTAGTTGGTAGCCTCATTTTCTGA
- the LOC120671839 gene encoding protein FAR1-RELATED SEQUENCE 12-like isoform X1, with the protein MLNLDCWSRIGIIKLMDEVERVESPAEGGINGIQGTSFSSSNVTDTITTGMDERIELPCDNLDDVEHSDKDGGFRTPTKKASVPKVGMLFDDVESVQEFYMNYAHDIGFSVRIGQQKLDDNGVVQWKRFLCTRQGYRKQQTTAPVDPTKKNKKAQNTRETRCGCEAYMYFKRNSEGKYKIGALHEDHNHELVTPSKQHLLRSKRFVSEKAKTTLFNCHKASIGTSQAYILLHVGAGGFEYVGCTKKDLQNYYSDFRNKIKDADAQMFIDQFGRLKEVDPGFFFEYEVNDGRLVRVFWADTTSRKNYSHFGDVVSFDSTYSTNQYDMKFAPFTGVNHHMQSVFFGAAFIADEKIESYVWLFQTFLRAIGEKHPKLIITDEDASMRAAIASVLPSTMHRLCMWHIMKKFPEKIGPHLLQDEEFWKRVNLCVWGSETTEEFESRWLALLSDYNLGNNDWLEGRYRIRESWIPAYFKDIWLGGILRTTSRSESANSFFNRFIGRKLALIEFWLRFDTALQCQRQEELIHDNTTLHTNPTLLTTWEIEKHGSYVFTHEVFEKFQEEVLAAREYCDIQSTTELEDRKIVTMTDNYRRIREVICFSTEQIYKCSCMLFESIGIPCRHIIRMFRGARLNEIPQHYITKRWMKNCKRNHAFDSDGNLLVEKATSSMAASMRRKMSSTQNKFEDIFRRAKTSEEGIDVLIQNLESLSLLFDPSTQTRQQEQENFIGCSIPNDVQVHPPNDTRAKGKCKRILGHADKNKRQKDSGSRKCTICKDVGHDRRNCPKKESGADTHES; encoded by the exons ATGCTAAACCTTGATTGCTGGAGCAGGATAGGTATTATTAAATTAATGGATGAAGTTGAAAGGGTTGAGTCTCCTGCTGAAGGTGGGATTAATGGAATCCAAGGCACCAGTTTCAGTTCTTCAAATGTCACAGACACCATTACGACTGGCATGGATGAAAG aatCGAATTACCTTGTGATAATTTGGATGATGTCGAACATAGTGATAAGGATGGTGGATTTAGAACGCCAACGAAGAAAGCGAGTGTCCCCAAG GTAGGGATGCTATTCGATGATGTGGAATCAGTACAGGAGTTTTACATGAACTATGCACATGACATCGGATTTTCTGTTCGTATCGGTCAACAAAAACTTGATGACAATGGAGTGGTTCAGTGGAAGCGGTTCTTATGCACAAGGCAAGGATATAGAAAACAACAAACTACCGCACCTGTGGATCCAACCAAGAAGAATAAGAAGGCGCAAAATACCAGAGAAACTAGATGTGGATGTGAAGCTTACATGTATTTTAAGCGCAATAGTGAAGGCAAATACAAGATAGGAGCATTGCATGAGGACCATAACCATGAGCTTGTGACACCCAGTAAACAGCATTTGCTTAGATCGAAGCGCTTTGTAAGCGAGAAGGCAAAAACAACATTGTTCAATTGCCACAAAGCAAGCATTGGAACATCACAAGCATACATATTACTTCATGTGGGTGCAGGGGGATTTGAGTATGTGGGTTGCACAAAAAAGGATCTACAGAATTACTATAGTGATTTTAGAAATAAAATCAAAGATGCTGATGCTCAGATGTTTATCGACCAGTTTGGTAGGCTCAAGGAAGTGGATCCAGGTTTTTTCTTTGAATATGAAGTCAATGACGGTCGGTTGGTTCGTGTGTTCTGGGCTGATACAACAAGCAGGAAGAACTATTCCCATTTTGGTGATGTGGTATCTTTTGATTCTACTTATAGCACAAATCAATACGACATGAAGTTTGCACCTTTCACTGGAGTCAATCATCATATGCAATCTGTTTTCTTCGGGGCTGCTTTTATAGCTGATGAAAAGATAGAAAGTTATGTTTGGTTATTTCAGACCTTCCTACGGGCAATAGGAGAGAAGCATCCTAAACTCATTATAACAGATGAGGATGCTAGTATGAGGGCTGCTATAGCCAGTGTTCTTCCAAGTACCATGCATAGGTTGTGCATGTGGCACATAATGAAAAAATTTCCTGAGAAAATTGGTCCTCATTTATTACAGGATGAAGAATTTTGGAAAAGGGTTAACTTATGCGTATGGGGTTCAGAAACAACAGAAGAGTTTGAGAGCAGATGGCTTGCTCTACTGTCAGATTATAATTTGGGGAACAACGATTGGTTGGAGGGAAGGTACCGCATTCGGGAGTCATGGATCCCAGCATATTTTAAAGATATTTGGCTTGGAGGCATTCTTCGAACCACATCAAGATCGGAGAGTGCGAATTCGTTTTTCAACCGTTTTATAGGTCGTAAGCTTGCATTAATTGAGTTTTGGCTCCGGTTTGACACAGCTTTGCAATGCCAGCGTCAAGAAGAATTGATACATGATAACACAACCCTGCATACAAACCCTACTCTATTGACTACATGGGAAATTGAGAAACATGGTAGCTATGTTTTCACACATGAggtttttgaaaaatttcaagaagAGGTGTTAGCTGCAAGGGAGTATTGTGATATCCAGAGCACAACTGAATTGGAGGATAGAAAAATTGTTACCATGACCGACAACTATAGAAGAATTAGAGAGGTAATTTGCTTCAGCACCGAGCAGATATATAAGTGCTCGTGCATGCTTTTTGAGTCCATTGGAATACCTTGTCGTCATATCATACGCATGTTTAGAGGTGCAAGACTAAATGAAATTCCACAGCACTACATCACGAAAAGATGGATGAAAAATTGTAAAAG AAACCATGCATTTGATAGCGACGGTAATTTATTAGTGGAGAAGGCCACTAGTTCTATGGCTGCATCTATGAGAAGGAAGATGTCTAGCACACAGAATAAATTTGAAGATATTTTTCGAAGGGCGAAAACATCAGAAGAAGGCATAGATGTTTTGATACAAAACCTGGAATCACTTTCCCTGTTGTTTGATCCTAGCACTCAGACTAGACAACAGGAACAGGAAAATTTTATTGGCTGTAGCATTCCTAATGACGTGCAGGTTCACCCACCTAATGATActcgcgcaaagggaaagtgcAAGAGAATATTGGGACATGCAGACAAAAACAAAAGGCAAAAGGATTCGGGTTCACGCAAGTGCACGATATGCAAAGATGTCGGGCATGATAGACGTAATTGTCCAAAGAAAGAATCAGGGGCTGATACACATGAAAGCTGA